One Longimicrobiales bacterium DNA window includes the following coding sequences:
- the coxB gene encoding cytochrome c oxidase subunit II has protein sequence MTEHAPARLHGCWPAAMALACSGCARQGNFLRPSGEGAELIAMLTWATIVLSAVVSIVVIVLTAYAVLHRKEDVRDWTEEKDRPVIRWIVIGGAVVPGVLLLVLFVATMLTLAGLAPMRASGPLAIELTGRQWWWQVRYVNDSLPQLRFESANEIHIPIGVRVPVRLTSVDVIHSFWVPELQGKIDLIPGRTTHTWLHAERPGVYQAKCAEYCGLQHTRMELLVIAHAPDEFEAWLAHASGPAVATSAGEPGLRVFLDAGCGLCHSIRGTPARAGIAPDLTHVGARLELAAGTVPNTRGHMAGWIANPQALKRGARMPRMRLTPEELHVLVDYLQRLE, from the coding sequence ATGACCGAACACGCCCCTGCGCGCCTGCACGGTTGCTGGCCGGCCGCGATGGCACTGGCATGCAGCGGATGTGCGCGGCAGGGCAACTTCCTCCGGCCTTCGGGTGAGGGTGCGGAGCTGATCGCCATGCTGACGTGGGCGACGATCGTGCTGTCGGCTGTGGTCAGCATCGTGGTCATCGTTCTCACGGCGTATGCGGTCCTGCACCGCAAGGAAGACGTGCGCGACTGGACGGAGGAGAAGGACCGTCCGGTGATCCGCTGGATCGTGATCGGCGGGGCGGTCGTGCCCGGCGTGCTGCTGCTCGTGCTGTTCGTCGCGACCATGCTGACGCTTGCCGGGCTCGCCCCGATGCGCGCGAGCGGCCCGCTCGCCATCGAGCTGACAGGTCGGCAGTGGTGGTGGCAGGTGCGATACGTGAACGACTCTCTGCCGCAGCTCCGCTTCGAATCCGCGAACGAGATCCATATCCCGATCGGCGTGCGCGTGCCGGTGCGGCTCACGTCGGTCGACGTGATCCACAGCTTCTGGGTGCCGGAGCTGCAGGGAAAGATCGATCTGATCCCGGGGCGCACCACGCACACCTGGCTGCACGCCGAACGGCCGGGCGTCTACCAGGCGAAGTGCGCGGAGTACTGCGGACTGCAGCATACGCGCATGGAGCTGCTCGTGATCGCGCACGCGCCGGACGAGTTCGAAGCGTGGCTCGCCCATGCGTCCGGACCGGCGGTGGCGACGTCGGCTGGCGAGCCGGGGCTGCGCGTGTTCCTGGACGCGGGCTGCGGCCTGTGCCACTCGATCCGCGGCACACCGGCACGCGCCGGCATTGCCCCCGACCTGACGCACGTGGGCGCCCGGCTCGAGCTGGCGGCGGGTACCGTGCCGAACACGCGCGGCCACATGGCGGGGTGGATTGCCAACCCGCAGGCGCTCAAGCGGGGCGCACGAATGCCGCGGATGCGGCTCACGCCCGAGGAGCTGCACGTGCTGGTCGACTACCTCCAGCGCCTGGAGTAG
- a CDS encoding c-type cytochrome, producing the protein MRIAALLAGIVFLFAPACDGGAEPDATASGQRGSSAGQGGSTGGGGAGGASSRPTDTESAQQGPPAGASLLDVAVTTLTPVGPGGDSAITNPFVNDENAIAEGEIFFNHFNCSGCHAPLGGGGMGPPLSDTLWIYGGAPANVYLSIVQGRPNGMPAWHELPDEVVWKIVAYIHTLPERASRISSAPRRP; encoded by the coding sequence ATGAGGATCGCCGCACTGCTCGCCGGCATCGTCTTCCTGTTCGCTCCCGCATGTGACGGCGGCGCGGAACCGGACGCAACAGCGAGTGGGCAGCGCGGCAGCAGTGCCGGCCAGGGGGGCAGCACCGGCGGCGGTGGTGCGGGCGGCGCCAGCAGTCGGCCGACCGACACGGAATCAGCGCAGCAGGGTCCGCCGGCGGGCGCATCGCTGCTCGATGTTGCCGTGACGACGCTCACGCCCGTCGGCCCCGGCGGTGACAGTGCGATCACGAACCCGTTCGTGAACGACGAGAACGCGATCGCGGAAGGCGAGATCTTCTTCAACCACTTCAACTGCTCGGGCTGTCACGCACCGCTCGGCGGTGGCGGTATGGGCCCGCCACTGAGTGACACACTGTGGATCTACGGGGGTGCGCCCGCGAACGTATACCTCTCCATCGTGCAGGGCCGACCCAACGGGATGCCTGCGTGGCACGAGCTGCCGGATGAGGTCGTGTGGAAGATCGTTGCGTACATCCACACACTACCCGAGCGCGCGAGCCGGATCAGCAGCGCACCACGCCGACCATGA
- a CDS encoding substrate-binding domain-containing protein produces MKAALLGVALLALVGAGVLVAAREAQPQRVLRVCADPNNLPFSNEAGEGFENRLAELVADELDARVEYTWWAQRRGFIRNTLRAGTCDVVMGIPSSFELALATRPYYRSTYVFVYRSDAPFEVRSFDDSILRDVRIGVPIIGDDGYNPPPAHALGSRGIVGNVAGYLVYGDYRQPNPPTRLIEAVASGEIDVAVAWGPLAGWAAQQQPIPLEIVPVSPQVDLPFLPFVFDISLGVRREDTALRDELEQVLVRRQADVDALLTEYGVPRVDAHAGATE; encoded by the coding sequence GTGAAAGCGGCACTGCTCGGCGTCGCGCTGCTTGCGCTCGTCGGGGCCGGTGTGCTCGTCGCGGCCCGCGAGGCGCAGCCGCAGCGCGTTCTGCGGGTGTGCGCCGATCCGAACAACCTGCCGTTCTCCAACGAGGCCGGTGAAGGGTTCGAGAACCGGCTGGCGGAGCTGGTTGCGGACGAGCTGGACGCACGTGTCGAGTACACCTGGTGGGCGCAACGCCGCGGCTTCATCCGCAACACGCTGCGTGCGGGCACGTGCGACGTGGTCATGGGCATCCCGAGCAGCTTCGAGCTGGCGCTCGCGACGCGCCCCTACTACCGCTCGACGTACGTGTTCGTGTACCGCTCCGACGCTCCCTTCGAGGTCCGCAGCTTCGACGACAGCATCCTGCGCGACGTGCGCATCGGCGTGCCGATCATCGGCGACGACGGCTACAACCCGCCCCCGGCACACGCGCTCGGGAGCCGCGGCATCGTCGGCAACGTTGCGGGCTACCTCGTATACGGCGATTACCGGCAGCCCAACCCGCCGACCCGGCTGATCGAGGCGGTTGCGAGCGGCGAGATCGACGTCGCGGTTGCGTGGGGACCGCTGGCGGGCTGGGCGGCGCAGCAGCAGCCGATTCCACTGGAGATCGTTCCCGTCTCGCCGCAGGTCGACCTGCCCTTCCTGCCGTTCGTCTTCGACATCTCGCTGGGCGTCCGGCGCGAGGACACCGCGCTGCGCGACGAGCTGGAGCAGGTGCTCGTCCGGAGGCAGGCGGACGTGGATGCGCTGCTCACGGAGTACGGCGTCCCGCGCGTGGACGCGCACGCCGGAGCGACCGAATGA